A genomic segment from Triticum dicoccoides isolate Atlit2015 ecotype Zavitan chromosome 1A, WEW_v2.0, whole genome shotgun sequence encodes:
- the LOC119297276 gene encoding uncharacterized protein LOC119297276: MPQTLLRSIKQLAIPRLSHLTPLFLSRRPQSDIEVAIQLEGHPTVCSIAMDATKTAAKAVAAGNGDADAAPSTRRTAAPKQVPRQEEPLPGDAAAAADPAPATATTSATVAESGVEDEQVERFYALLANIRAMRGMNESGGDDAGASTEGASEVCGGGRKRARWAEPPWRPAFRMEDFEDASASKKGMNYDGAASHRRPGKETKDEAEDDVARNGRGVVTPSSERKV; encoded by the coding sequence ATGCCTCAGACGTTACTCCGCAGCATCAAGCAGCTAGCCATACCTCGTCTCTCTCATCTCACTCCTCTGTTTCTTTCCCGTCGACCACAGAGTGACATTGAGGttgcaatccagctagaaggccatCCTACAGTCTGCAGCATTGCAATGGACGCCACAAAGACAGCAGCCAAGGCTGTGGCGGCAGgaaacggcgacgcagacgccgctcCGTCGAcccggcggacggcggcgccgAAGCAAGTACCTCGGCAGGAGGAGCCGCTGCCAGGAGACGCCGCGGCTGCGGCCGACCCGGCGCCGGCGACGGCAACGACGAGCGCTACTGTCGCGGAGAGCGGCGTGGAGGACGAGCAGGTGGAGAGGTTCTACGCGCTGCTGGCCAACATCCGGGCCATGAGGGGCATGAACGAGAGCGGGGGCGACGACGCCGGCGCGAGCACGGAGGGTGCCAGCGAGGTCTGCGGCGGCGGGAGGAAGCGCGCGCGCTGGGCAGAGCCGCCGTGGAGGCCGGCGTTCAGGATGGAGGACTTCGAGGACGCCAGCGCGTCCAAGAAGGGCATGAATTACGACGGTGCCGCCAGCCATCGGCGGCCGGGCAAGGAGACCAAGGACGAAGCGGAGGACGACGTGGCACGGAATGGCCGTGGAGTCGTCACGCCGTCGTCAGAGAGGAAAGTTTGA